In the Topomyia yanbarensis strain Yona2022 chromosome 3, ASM3024719v1, whole genome shotgun sequence genome, one interval contains:
- the LOC131693906 gene encoding transmembrane protease serine 9-like: MFSLVVTVTIAIVISSDRFLFTHGSQQATPGQFTYQAFLRKGGDQFVCSAVIIQCQFLLTAAHCTVGEDPHEFQVIVGTIFSTGNNGTAYKVARFIEHDRYNASTNEFDMALIKTSAIIDFNSFVLPAPMNHYINYEWFPNVTVSGWEMLNCSVAEKLQYTEMKVNLLTESTAHQHYGNYLQTTGSSCPIVSNGEPLVNNGFLIGVAGGLPCSIYNTTLFADVSATAHAAWIINAMNIPLKIYSAIIQRGIHKCCDPCPTQRSSV; the protein is encoded by the exons ATGTTTTCACTTGTAGTCACAGTAACCATTGCCATTGTTATCTCCAGTGACA GGTTTCTGTTCACACATGGATCACAGCAGGCGACGCCCGGACAGTTTACCTATCAGGCCTTCCTTCGCAAGGGGGGCGACCAGTTTGTCTGCAGTGCTGTGATAATTCAATGCCAGTTCCTTTTGACAGCAGCTCATTGCACCGTCGGAGAAGATCCACACGAATTCCAGGTCATCGTGGGAACAATCTTCTCGACTGGCAATAATGGAACGGCCTACAAGGTGGCTCGATTTATCGAACACGACAGATACAATGCATCAACGAACGAGTTTGACATGGCGCTGATCAAAACATCTGCAATCATCGATTTCAACAGTTTCGTTCTCCCAGCTCCCATGAATCATTACATTAATTATGAATGGTTTCCGAACGTCACCGTATCCGGATGGGAAATGCTAAATTGTTCGGTAGCAGAAAAACTGCAATACACCGAAATGAAAGTTAACTTGTTGACTGAGTCAACAGCACATCAGCACTACGGTAACTACCTGCAAACCACCGGAAGCTCATGTCCAATTGTTTCGAACGGTGAGCCACTGGTGAACAATGGATTTCTGATTGGGGTTGCTGGAGGATTGCCGTGTTCAATTTATAACACCACGTTGTTTGCTGATGTTAGTGCCACTGCTCATGCAGCATGGATCATTAACGCTATGAACATACCACTGAAAATTTATTCTGCAATTATTCAGCGAGGTATCCACAAATGCTGCGACCCTTGCCCCACACAGCGATCGTCTGTGTAA